The window TGTTTCTCTTGTGAGAGATTTCTagaaaaaataccaaaattgGAGATCAAGAAGGGATGACTAGAGAATTCTTGGAGGAACTATTGGACTTGGGGTTTCAGACTTAAAAgatgatgaatttttttttcccttttataaggtgtggtcaaaattttaaatttttgtttcttgatggactcttcttttatttttattttaattaaaaataaattcctatCAAGAGTCTAAGTTGGTCATCCTCAAAGTATTATGGTTGTACTATACTCCTCcagtaataattaaaattataattaaaaataaataatatatttatttaattataattatttgtctAAGTCAAAATATGATTCCTTATTgagtaattattttattttattattatccttctttaattgaaaataattaataataaaataaaggaattataatcaaatacggactattataatttatcaagagattaaaattaattataaataaaggataaattatttaattttttaattataattaaaatcttccaatattattttatctcaagacaataattatcttaataaatatttttcattttaagacaactcttaccttaaaaaaatattcattcatTAAGACAAATTTTGActtaccaaaaataaaataatataattaagacATCTCTTATCttaaatcaacatatatactcttgtctaaattaaaataactcttGTCTTAATTAAGATAACATATGTACtttgtctaaattgagacaacTCTTATCTTcattatgacaatatataaagttatcattttttaagataaatttaaataattaaataaaacatgcatttcaactaaaataagttaaataaattgaattataCGAAGCTAAATACATAATCTATTTGGACGTAGATATTACAAGCTTCAATAAACTTAAAGTTACTATTATTCTCTTAAGATAATTCAAGTTTATTAACCATaaaatcactccaccataaATTCATGGTTGCACTATTGGATTAACTACAATTTTAAGAAATGatctaatatttaatattcaaTATTAGTTATCCAAATTGCAAACCTTATGTTGTGAACtctcataaccatccaataataaattgtgaaattaccgttttattctttatgtcaattttatcTCTTAGTCTCAGATTTCATCCAATTGATGATTCAatattgcttttcaaaaaaaaaaaattaatgattcAATACTCCAAAAtataatcttttgagtattaagatgtgatgagtagctaattcatcaatccattAGCCCAAATTATTCACTAATCTTCCTGAAATCACTAGAACTGATGTTAATACTATTAACTCCATTATTTAGATATATATTCCCAAACACTCACCTCAATTATAATCCTAANTggcttttccaaaaaaaaaaaaattaatgattcAATACTCCAAAAtataatcttttgagtattaaGATGTGATGAGTAACTAATTCATCAATCAACTCAAATTAATCACTAATCTTCCTGAAATCACTAGAACTGATGTTAATACTATTAACTCCATTATTTAGATATATATTCCCAAACACTCACCTCAATTATAATCCTAACATATAAAGTCTAAATCAATGTATTAAGATGATCTTACTCATGGTATATCAAAAATTATAAGGAGATAAAATACGAGTTCACTATTTATCAGGATTTCAGTTCTATCATAAGCGAATACATAAATGTAAAAGCAAGTTTTAAGTAATGGTAAAACTTAAACTTGATTCTTACATGATTCTAGTTcaaattataatgtcattacTCAAAATCAACTATTTCGATGATTTAAGACTCATCATTTCTTTGAAGTGAATCgcattttttgaaatgaatCGCATTCTTTTCGTTTGAAGTAATTTAGACATTACAGCCTTAATATGAAAAAGTGATCAGATTTATTATATGactgtaaataatttttagattcaattaaaatatatgtctCCTACATATGACTTGACtcttcatataaatatattttaatatttcaatagAATCATGGTACTTTTACAACTCGATAATAAATGtttacttaaaacaaactctttgtctcattatcaaaatgtattttcattacaaataaaataaatagaatataataatgagaatatacttgctttttAAGgtactatattttcaaattcctaaTATATACAACATTAAGTAattgtataattttaaaattccttatttacattaaattcCAATCTTGTTTTATCTTGAACTTATATATTGTAAAAGTAAGTGTCTAATGGAACCCTTGGGAACACTTGTAACTAAGGAACATTTGTAACTTTAGGTGAAGCTAATCCACAAAAGATTTGTTAATGTACAAGGAATTTTTTGGGTTAAATTTGTTTCACTCTATAAACATAGTTAAGAGGTAAAACCAgataaattcttgtgtttctctatttataattttttttagattttatttttattatttttgaatatttttataaaaaaacttttattatataaaacggtaaaaaaaatttgacttGTCAAGACATCTtgaaatgagagaaaaattaaagattacTATAAGTTATAAAACATGTAAGAACCtaaaaaattagagaaatatattgagtttttatttttaaaaaataaaattgtactATAATTCAAGCTTAATACCTATTatccaaaattcaaaagcaTCTATCATTTCCACTAATATTTCACCAAATATCTAaggcttatttgaatttaaaaaaaaaatcaggcAAACTTTTATGGGAAGGCtttggaaaatgagaaaaaaaaaaagaaaaatgtttttcacacttaataaatgtttcttttttactttaatttgttatttttttcccCATTTGTGTATCAAAATTTAAGCGATTCGTTGCCAATACTTAAGGGCATTTTTAGCATAACGTGACTATAATATGATGCCATGTACATATTTACTTTCACGGTCACTTAACGTTTGGGTTATATCGACATACTTGAAGCCTTATTTTGGGGCGGGATGTAGGTTTTCTAAACTTGTGTCCTTGAGTGCAATTATGCTCAAACCTCAAGGACTTCTCTGCAATTTGCTATATCTTTAAGTTGGGAACAGAAGTTTATATACTTCAGTTTAAGACCATTAATAACAGTTGCAGCGCATGTCTTGATTAAGCTCAACATTTTACATTCATTGAAGAGTGGGTAGAGAAAGAAGCTTAGGGTGATCACAAATAACGTTTTTCTTCGTCTTTTTCTGAAATTATTATTGCATTAAATGTAGTTTTCTTTTACATCATTTGGTGAATTTGTGATCTCAATTTATTGCCTTCCCATCCTATTTGGTTATAACTTGTAGGGTGTCAGTCAAATAAACCCTGGGATTGAATTCAATTATGATTAAGCTATGCTCTCCAGGACAGCTCGACaatgaaagatgaaacaaTTCCTTGAAAATTTGTACTATGATTTTATAGATCTATTAAGAAACCTGAAGATGGGCTTGACTAGGTCCAGTTGCTCAGAGTCTAATAGATGAGCCCGGACAAGTTCCCGAAGCCCGTAGTAACCCTTCCTGAAATTTTAACGAGGTCCAGTTTCTCAAGGAGTACAAAGTTGGCTTTGGGTTCCCGAGATATTCACCTTCAGGGGGCCCTGATAATGCCTGGAGGAGCATTCCGTGGCCTTTCCAAGAAGCATATGAAACATCCTGTTTAACATAGAGAAATTCAGGTCGAGGATGATCCTGGGTTGATTGTCAAATTTTGCATTGGAGTGTTGATACTTGATAATGATAAGTACATTACTTACTTCTATATGGATGTGTTAGGGATGAAAAAGTGagcaaagaaaaatattagtCCCAGAATATTGgtgcaagagaattgtaaagcaTAAGTATATGATTACTGGATATGGAATTGTGGATGATATAGGTAAGCTTACTTAACTAAACCCTTATACTAATTTAACAGGTGGCCCAAATACATCAAACTGTTTTAGTTGTAGGTGTATGGCTGTCATTACAATGGTCTTGTTAAGATGGTACGTGCAGAAACCAAGTTTTGATCATGCTCTCTTCTCTTGGTCAAAGGTAACAGTTTTCTAGTCTGTACATGAAACAAACTTGTTTGAAAAGAAAGACCATCAATGACACTTTTTGACGGGAGTAAAAAATTTCCTTGAGTAAGAGCAAGCAAGAAATCAATTTGAAATGTATGAAGTAAAAATagagttcttttttttaaatagaccTCATTCTAAAAGCGTTTTtaacaataaattttttcataattttaactgtttttagccaagagaattaaaatttggataaaattgTCCTTAATAAAACCGACCCATTTGTTTGGCACCGCGCCtcaacttgaaatctattaaCGGGTCAAGTATGTTTACAAGGTGTGTAACTCCTCAATTCTTATCGACAGATCGTACATCTCCTTAGAAGCAATTCTGTCAAAAGCATTTCTCGTCAATTCAACTTTCGAGCATTTTTCGCAATGGTAAAAGCATTTTGGAATGGTTATTATTCGTATAAAGATAGTTCACATATTGAGTAGTGAAAGGAAGTTCACATTACGTGGAGAAAggtataatatatttttattttattttgaaccatgTGGAGAAATGTTTTTGGAGCTATTGTTAttcttcatgtttttcatttatggTTTTTGAGCATAAACGTATGTATATTGCTTGCTCAAATTGATATTCTTGTtgtttgaaattgttgaaTATAAACATGAAGGTGGTATTGTTGGTGTTATTTGGGTCGAAAGGTGACCGGGCAtgcatgactagttgataTGTATGCGTTATGACCTTTTGATAGGAattgggtttagggtttagatATTGCGTAACTAAGGGCTTACTTATGTGGTTGGCACCTTATGTATGATTGGAGTTTGGCATGGGGTCACTTAGGGTGTAAGTGATTGCATTAGGGTTTAACATTACGTGATTAGTTGATATGTTATTGCGTGACTGATTAATAGGTCATTGGTGACAACATGACTAGATTTTAACATGGGGTCACTTAGAGTGTGCGTGATTGCATTAGGGTTTAACATTGTGTGATTGGTTGATAAGtcattgcgtgactggttgATAAGTCATTACATGACAGCATGATTGGATTTTGACATGGCGTCACTTGGGTGTGCATAATTGCATTAGGGTTTaacattgcgtgactagttgataggtCATTATGTGAATATTATTCAAGCATGGCGTCATTTAATGTGTGCGTGATTTGATTAGTTGTTCTTAGCATTGCGTGACTCGTTTATAGATCATTGCGTGATTTAATGCTAGTAATTGCATGACTTATTGATAAGGTATTGCGTGAATATTTTTTGTGTGAAATTGTACGAGTGTCATAACTGCATGAAATTTATCTGTATGGCATTGCATGACCGACATTGCATTCATTCTGTATTATTTTGGGTCAACTGTAATACTTTAATAAGTATATGTTAATTTACTTAATAATCCATACTTGACACTTGcattaattattctattttaagGTTgcctaaaaatagttaaagtTATTGTAAAGGTTATTTTTGGAGTGAGCTTCTGAGGAGggttatttttcaaaaattcctcttgtcttttttttaatctacAATGACGGTATTAACTGAAATGGGAATGTTATCTGTTTTATATTGCAGATGGTCAGCATAAAAACAAAGCAGGATAATGTGGAATCTTTGCTTTGTGTGTTGAGGTATCGGTGAGGGTTCAACACTGGCATTAACATCCATTGTAAGTGGTCGCATTTGCATGTGATACGTGAGATGTTGTGCAAAGTAAATGAGTTGGAAACCTTGAAGAGAACATACTTTGGGCATATAATGGATGTTGAATAAAAGAATAGTTTATTCTGTGCCAGTATCTTGCATAACCTAATGTTGCGCAGAATCAATGAACCCAACGCCATTGAGGGTGAGTTATGATTTGCCATAAGCAAATCGAAGGCTTGGTTTTCGAAAAAAGAGTTCTACTTAATGACAAGATTGAAGTTTGGTACCCTACCGACCCTTATTGTTAATCCCTACGAGATAGTCCTTGGAGGACTTCACCAGCGATGTTAGGGATCGGAGAACGAGGTGAAGATATAATAAGTTTCAGAGACGTTCAAGGGAGGGCAATTTTAGCAAGAGGGAGATGCGACCAAGATGGCCCTCGTCTTGATCGAGACTAATGTTTTATTCGGTCAAGACTATAGGCAATCAGTGATTCCATAGTTGTTGTCATTGGTCGAGAACATCGACGACTGGAATGCGTTCCCATGGGGCACATACGTTTGGAGTTTGACCGTCGATtacttgatgaggggttttgaACTTATAGTTGTGGAGGTAGTAGAGAATAAACGTTAGCATCTCTACGAATTTATATGGGCGTTTCAGATAGTGTGCCATACCCTAATGTTTATCATTATTCTTTTCGCATAAGATTTTATGAGGTGAGTAAAAAATGTTTCACAATTGATGTGTAATTTTGAGAGTTGGAAGCAATTTTTGAAATCCGAAGCTTATTTGGAAGGTAGCTCCAATCTAGACAGGTTTGTCCAAGAATGCTGAAATGGTAGTGTGACGAGAGACCTATAGGCTTCCATGTCAATAATCCAGGTTTGGATAGAGAAGGTAAGGTGAGTAAagaaatcatattttttattttattaaattttattttttttatcataggGTAACACAGGTTAAATCTAATGGCAATGTATGTTTTGGTGCAGTTGTGCACAGTCGAGACGTTGGAGCCAACTGTGGAAGAGATGTTGATAGCATATTGGGCCAACATTGAAGTCAATATCTCTGAGGGACAACAATATGTTCCATTATAGAAGTTAAAGGATCAGTCAGAATTCGGTCCTTATCAAAGAAAGAAGATAATGGACCGCAAACAGAAAAGTACGGTAAGACTAGACGTTAAGCGGAGACGCACCACGGACGAAGAAGTCCATTCCTAGTTCGCTACTGTTGAAGCCTCGAGTGCTGCTGAGGCACTTGATTTTCCTCTTACGGCTCTTCATGCTGTTACTCTTGCTGCAATTGTTGTGACTCCTCCTCCTGCTTCTGCTGCTACCCCTAATGCTTAGGCGTGCAACCTGCCGCTGCGTCCTCAAATGACTACGAGCTTTAAGCGAAAGATGTAGCAAATGCGAACATAGTGGAAAAAGGACCTACAATCAATGCGGAAGGAGATGTAGATGGACATGCAAATGTAGATGCAGTCGTTGCGAACGGAGGTTGACCGAGACATGCAGATGCATAAGCATGCAATGCAGTTGGAGATCCAAGGAGCAATGTAATTGGAGATCTAGTAGGAGATGCAGTTGCAAATGTAGTCATTGCATCTGTATATCCAACAATCACTATAAGGGCAGGAGGATCGGATTGTCGGTTGGCTGATCGACTGTTATGAGGTAtgagcttttattttttttcattgcgTGAGTTATAACATGTACGATGTATACACTGTTGGTGCACGCAATAGTGTCCCGATCAGTCAAGATGAGTTATAACATCTTGACTATGCAGGTGGCATAAATCAGTCAATTGCATCAGCTCCAAGCTCACCTCTCGTTGTCCCGATCAAAGATCATCATGCCAGTAGTCCAACTACAACTCCTCCACATCCTGCTCCTATCCATCTCCACCAGAGGCCCTCCAGCATTGTCAATGCACACCTTTTTTTGAGGTTCCACCTCCATCTCATGTTGAAGAGGCACCTCATCCTACGAGTAGTCCAACTACAACTTCCTCGCGTCCTACTCATGTCCCAACTGTACCAGAGGCTCCTATTCATGGTGAGATCACACCTTTTCCTAAGGCTCCACCTCCACTTCAGGTCGAAGATGCACGTGTGAGCTTAGCCAGCAAATGCCTTCAAAGCTTATATGTTAACCTGCTATTAGTTTAGCGTAGAGCGAAAGATGATTTGAAGGACAAATATGAgtccttcatgaaaaatgagtaagctaagtaaaatgataatagtaCATGATATTATGGTTAACGGTTCTATGGTATTTATTCCATAGACCTTTTGATGTgggtattatatatatgtagggTTAACATTCTGGGTATTAAAAAGCAGGAAGgccttaatttttttcaacgaTTGGCGATGCTGATTGAGTTATTGGACAAGCAACACATTGACGCATGCATCAGCATCATGTGTAAGCGAGCACGTGAGCACTATCCACAACTCTACAAGTAGAGAATATGCATTATTGATAGTTGATTCTATGTAAGTATATTTTAATGAGTTGTAATTATTCAAAGGTATGAGGTGTGTATTAGTTAATGGCATCTAACTATTGTACGTAACGTAATTGACAGCTTATTTTGCTGGGTCTGAGCCAAAAAATGAAGCCTCCCTCGACCGATAAGACATTCAAGTTGACTAAGGCGGTATTGCCAGACCATGTGCTTGAGTATGCAAGGGATGAGAGTCCTCCGTGGGGTTTGCCATGGCACGAGGTTAACTCAATTCTCGTACCGTCCTGTTTCGAAGGCCACTAGGTGGTAGTGCACATCAACTTGCTGAAAATGGAGTATGATGTTAGTCGACTTATTGCACAGTTTTAAATAATAGAACACAAACTACCATCCCATAAACATAAGTATATAACCAAATAATAGAAACTTCAAGACTCATTTATATCCTCCTCAATCCTCATTCTCaagcaaaatatttaaatcttGTTTAGACAGCAATGATATCTCAAAGTCTGAATCattatcaatttatcatataatattcattgtcataaaagaaaaagagataataagttttaatttaaattaaaattattaatttgacaagtaaaaattaaagatattaaaatatataaaataaataatacaactagtaactaaattattaattttatataattaaatatataaaattattaatttttttctggCTCGCCTCAACCCACCTCATCCCACTAATATAATGGGCTGACCCATTTAGGCTCGATTCTAATATGGGCTTCAATTTTCAAGCCCACCCCATCtcatattcaataaaaaataagtcaACCCAAAGGGTCAGGCCCATTTTGACAGGTCTACTCCAGCCAGATTTAAGTTTCCAAAGTCATATAATTTACCCATcaacttttgtgttttttgaatataaaaaaaaaaaaactcaagaatCCATAACAAATATCTTAATGTTATCTCTGCACTTTGAGATGGTGAGAAAGTTAGATGGCGATATAGACCTTGATGGCGTTGGAGAGCTAGATGGTGAGATATATACTCCGATGGCATTAGAGAGTTGGACGAAGAGATAGctaaattgagatttaattttaaaatttttatctgaaTGGCGGAGTGGAGAAAGAAGCCGAGACCActtaatttgaattaaatggtttaaaaGATATTCTTATTAAGTAATGTcaaaaattatctaaaaataattaaaattatagtaaaagtCATTTTTTAAGTGACTTTATTATGAAGATTATTACTCAtaattttctctaaaaaataaaaacagtaTAGTATTATATATAAAGGATGTATAAATCTGTTCACTTCGAGTGCATCGTAAAAGTTTTGATCACTTAATCAGCTAATAGAGCAAAATAGTTTCTCTGTCAGAAGAGGCACATATTGAGGGAGTTCGGACAACTAAGAAAAGAAGGTCCTGATTTTGTGACTTTCCAAGTGCTTGGCCTGTGAGAAATTGAGAACCTTGTCTCTCTCTAATTTGTCCGTTCACCACTAACATTTAATCTGATCCAATAACAAATTAAGTTACATTTTTAGTATGAGTTAAGAGAGTTAAGCTAATCCTAGTCATCTAGAACGAGATGCTTTGGACAACCCAAAAACTCAAAGGAAAGATGCTTTGGGCATCtcgcttttctttttctttttcttatttccttgattatgatgataaaaCCAAGAAGAGGTTAGGGGCCTTTGCTAGAATGATAAGGAAAATTTAGCGACACTGCTTCCCTTTCAATCATTCTTGTTTTAGGCACGAAGGCTTTCCCTTCTATCagtcttttctttcttccactCTTTGCTTCTAGTCTTCGTTGTTAGGAAAGAAACATGGCTGGGGCCTTGGTGGGTGGAGCTTTTCTCTCGGCATCCCTACAAGTGCTGTTTGACAGGATGGCTTCTCGCGAGGTCCTAGACTTCATTAGAGGAAGGAAACTTAAAAACAGGCTGCTGATAAAAAACTTGGAGATTGCTCTCTTATCTATTGGTGCAGTCCTGGATGATGCTGAGGAGAAGCAAGttacaaacaaaaatgtgaaaaaatgGATCACTGAGCTCAAAGATGCTGTCTATGATGCGGAAGACTTGTTGGACGAGATTAGCACCGAAGCTCGTAAAAGAAGGTTTGAAGCTGAAAATCAAACCAGTACAGCTCAGGTATGTcgattcttttcttctctgaATCCATTTGATCACAAAGGGATAGAATCCAAACTAGAAGAGATCATTGAGAGGATTGAGATGTTggttaaacaaaaatatgtcCTTGGTTTGAAAGAAGGTAGAGTAGAAATGTCTTTCCAGAGATCACCTGCAACTTCTTTGGTAGATGAATGTGATGTTTGTGGCCgagatgatgaaaaagaagtCATAATGAAGTTGTTGCTGTCAGATGATGCAAGTGGAAATCAGATAGGAGTGATCCCAATTGTGGGAATGGGTGGAATTGGTAAGACCACTCTTGCAAAGTTGATATACAATGACAATAGAATCAACCAATGCTTTGAGCTCAAAGCATGGGTTTGCGTTTCTGAAGAATTCGATACTTTCAGGATAACAAAAACTATTTTTGAACAGATTATTTCAGGGACATATGATATCAAGGACTTAAATCAGCTCCAACTTGTTTTGAAGGAGAAATTGTTGGGAAAGACATTTCTATTTGTTTTAGATGATGTCTGGAATGAGAAATATGTTGAATGGGAAGAACTTAAAAGTCCTTTCAACTCTGGGGCAATAAGAAGCAAAATTGTTGTAACAACACGCCATGAAAATGTGGCATCAATTATGAGGACTGTTCCAACTCATCATCTTAATCATTTATCAGATGAGGATTGTTGGCTGTTGTTTGCTAAACATGCGTTTGGCAATTCTGATCCTGGGATGCATCCAATACTGGAGGATATTGGCAAGAAAATCGTGAAAAAATGCAAGGGTCTGCCTCTAGCAGCCAAAACACTTGGTGGTGTGCTGCGATCCAAGCCAGATGTTAAGGAATGGGAAAAGATGTTTAAGAGTGATATATGGGACTTGCCTGATGATGCAAGCAATATTCTTCCGGCATTAATGTTGAGTTATCATCATCTTCCATCTCATTTGAAACGCTGCTTTGCTTACTGTTCATTGTTCCCAAAAGACTACAAATTCAGAGCAGATGAACTAATTCGATTGTGGATGGCAGAAGATCTTTTAGAGCACCCAAAAGAACACATGAAGATGGAAGAAGTAGGTGATGAATACTTCAAGAGTTTACTGTCAAGGTCATTTTTTCAACAATCAAGTGGGGACAAATCCTGTTTTGTTATGCATGATCTAATTAATGATTTGGCTAAATTTGTGTCTGGAGAATTTTTTTGCCAATTAGAAGGTGACAAAGGGACATCCAAAAGGACAAAAAGAACTCGACATTTGTCAAATATCAGAAAAGAATATGATCTCTTCCAGAAATTCGAGGCATTAGACGAATCAAAGCATCTGAGAACATTTCTTACTTTGAGCTCATCATCATGGTCATGGTCTTCTTATGTTACAAATAGGCTGGTGCATAATTTACTACCAAAACTAAGAAAACTGCGGGTACTGTCTTTGtctaaatatgaaaatatcaGTACGTTGCCAGATGACATTGGTGATTTGAAGCATTTAAGATATTTGGATCTTTCTGAAACTTCAATTGAAAGGTTGCCAGAATCTTTGAGTTCATTGTATAATTTGCAAACACTGATACTGTTTGGGTGTGAAAAGTTGGTTGAGTTGCCTCGAAGCATGGGAAGCCTAATCAACATACATTATCTGGATCTCAGGGGAACAAAACTAACAAACATGCCATCACAAATGTGTAAACTAAAAGATCTACAAATATTAACCAATTTTGTTGTGGGTGAGCAAAGTGGGGCTAACATCAATGAGTTAGGGAAGCTTCAAGATTTGCGTGAAGGAATTTCTATCTCAAAGCTACAAAATATAGTTGGTGCAAAAGATGCCAAAGACGCTAATTTGAAGGGTAAGGTGAATCTTCAAGAGCTAGCCTTGGGTTGGAGTGGTCATACTGATAACTCAGAGCATGATAGACAAGTACTCAGTGAGTTGGAGCCTCATACGTTTTTGGAGCACCTGGTTATTGAATATTATGGAGGAACAAGATTTCCAGATTGGGTAGGGCAGTCTTCATtctcaaatattttatctctGCGCTTAAGCAATTGTGAGCATTGCTTTTTCTTGCCACCACTTGGGCAGTTACCGTCGCTGAAAGACCTCTCAATTGAAGGATTTGTTGCAATAGTGACAGTGGGTACTGAGGTCTTTGGGAGTAGTCCTTCTGTTGCAAAACCATTTGGATCccttgaaattttgaggtttaCGAACATGCCAGAATGGATAGAATGGTTTTCTTTGTCAGAAGGAGCTTTTACTCATCTCCATGAACTATACTTAAAAGATTGTCCCAAGCTAATCAAAGCCTTGCCTAACCACCTTCCTTCCTTAACAAAACTTGTGATTCAAGATTGTGGAAGGCTTGGGGGCTCACTTCCGAGAGCTTTAAGTATCAATGAACTGGAGTTGGTTAGTTCTGATGTAGTGCAGCTGGAGGCACTACCGCCTGGACTACGAAAACTGAAAATTGAAGGATCCGATATTCCAGATTACATACTTGCGCTGATGCTGCAAAACTGCACTTGTCTTGAAGAGCTGTCTCTTTCTAAATGTTCTTCTCTCAAGTCCCTTCCCCAGGGCTGTCTACCAGCTACATTAAAGAAGCTTAGCATCCGTAGCTGTCCTGGCTTAGAGTTTTCTACAATTCTCTTGTACACATCCCTGGAGATGTTGTCCCTAGTTGGTTCATGTCATTCACTCCAATCGTTCCCATTAGGATCATTCCCTAAGCTAAATACTGTCTATATCTTTTATTGCCAAGATATTGATTCCTTTACTGCATCAGATCAAACCAATCAGGATCTCACATCTCTCAAGTCTATGCATATATTTCGCTGCcccaatcttttttcttttcctcaaGGAGGATTATCTGCCCCGAATTTGAC is drawn from Theobroma cacao cultivar B97-61/B2 chromosome 4, Criollo_cocoa_genome_V2, whole genome shotgun sequence and contains these coding sequences:
- the LOC18602721 gene encoding putative disease resistance RPP13-like protein 1, which codes for MAGALVGGAFLSASLQVLFDRMASREVLDFIRGRKLKNRLLIKNLEIALLSIGAVLDDAEEKQVTNKNVKKWITELKDAVYDAEDLLDEISTEARKRRFEAENQTSTAQVCRFFSSLNPFDHKGIESKLEEIIERIEMLVKQKYVLGLKEGRVEMSFQRSPATSLVDECDVCGRDDEKEVIMKLLLSDDASGNQIGVIPIVGMGGIGKTTLAKLIYNDNRINQCFELKAWVCVSEEFDTFRITKTIFEQIISGTYDIKDLNQLQLVLKEKLLGKTFLFVLDDVWNEKYVEWEELKSPFNSGAIRSKIVVTTRHENVASIMRTVPTHHLNHLSDEDCWLLFAKHAFGNSDPGMHPILEDIGKKIVKKCKGLPLAAKTLGGVLRSKPDVKEWEKMFKSDIWDLPDDASNILPALMLSYHHLPSHLKRCFAYCSLFPKDYKFRADELIRLWMAEDLLEHPKEHMKMEEVGDEYFKSLLSRSFFQQSSGDKSCFVMHDLINDLAKFVSGEFFCQLEGDKGTSKRTKRTRHLSNIRKEYDLFQKFEALDESKHLRTFLTLSSSSWSWSSYVTNRLVHNLLPKLRKLRVLSLSKYENISTLPDDIGDLKHLRYLDLSETSIERLPESLSSLYNLQTLILFGCEKLVELPRSMGSLINIHYLDLRGTKLTNMPSQMCKLKDLQILTNFVVGEQSGANINELGKLQDLREGISISKLQNIVGAKDAKDANLKGKVNLQELALGWSGHTDNSEHDRQVLSELEPHTFLEHLVIEYYGGTRFPDWVGQSSFSNILSLRLSNCEHCFFLPPLGQLPSLKDLSIEGFVAIVTVGTEVFGSSPSVAKPFGSLEILRFTNMPEWIEWFSLSEGAFTHLHELYLKDCPKLIKALPNHLPSLTKLVIQDCGRLGGSLPRALSINELELVSSDVVQLEALPPGLRKLKIEGSDIPDYILALMLQNCTCLEELSLSKCSSLKSLPQGCLPATLKKLSIRSCPGLEFSTILLYTSLEMLSLVGSCHSLQSFPLGSFPKLNTVYIFYCQDIDSFTASDQTNQDLTSLKSMHIFRCPNLFSFPQGGLSAPNLTWLWFYECNNLKSLPENMHSLLPSLEGLCIYNCPEIKSFPEGGLPSKLKFLRIDACDELIARRMEWGLQRLPSLMSFNISTNADIESFPDETLLPSSLTSLSISILPNVKFLDYKGLQNLTSLRQLEMWYCPKLQFLPAEGIPFSLSFLHIVHCPLLSPHCQRESGKDWPKISHIPVIKIDNDVVSID